A stretch of the Amycolatopsis sp. BJA-103 genome encodes the following:
- a CDS encoding ArsR/SmtB family transcription factor, which translates to MDWPVHTWGDVMLRIHFTMADLARTRVAEMSDPLWETVLSLRLMQQRNTILLFDCWQRRTRSKLAAPTTPPGVKTLLKTLVPASGHLLSFLSPAEAPRSWDDGIERVLTTSRRQLGTELGLLAESQPLPTWAQDLADGDTGILTQVADALRVYHEVALVPAWSQLLALAAIERGVLGRAMLLKGVDGLFASLGPAMRWNPPILEVDSHTDRDLHLDGRGLVLVPTVFYRGKPVLSEVPDAPPTLAYAMQQDLKRYAMSAPPQAKRSLAALLGPTRAAVLANVSTGATTSELARRANTSVASASRHASVLREAGLISTRRIAEAVQHTLTDQGATLLAETAETDRRRQGEAES; encoded by the coding sequence ATGGATTGGCCGGTGCACACCTGGGGAGATGTGATGCTGCGGATTCATTTCACGATGGCTGACCTGGCCCGCACACGGGTCGCGGAGATGTCCGATCCGCTCTGGGAGACCGTCCTCAGCCTGCGGCTCATGCAGCAACGCAACACGATTCTGTTGTTCGACTGCTGGCAGCGCCGGACCCGGTCCAAGCTGGCAGCGCCGACGACGCCACCCGGGGTGAAAACCCTGCTCAAGACACTGGTACCAGCGTCGGGCCACCTTCTCAGTTTCCTGAGCCCGGCGGAGGCCCCACGCAGCTGGGACGACGGGATCGAGAGGGTGCTGACCACTTCCCGCCGCCAGTTGGGTACGGAGCTGGGGCTTCTTGCCGAATCTCAGCCGCTGCCGACCTGGGCTCAAGACCTGGCCGATGGTGACACCGGAATCCTCACTCAAGTCGCCGACGCACTACGCGTCTACCACGAGGTCGCCCTCGTGCCGGCGTGGAGCCAACTGCTGGCCCTCGCCGCCATCGAACGCGGTGTCCTGGGCCGCGCGATGCTGCTCAAGGGGGTAGACGGGCTCTTCGCCTCTCTCGGCCCCGCGATGCGCTGGAATCCGCCCATCCTCGAGGTGGACTCGCACACCGACCGCGACCTCCATCTGGACGGTCGAGGACTGGTGCTGGTTCCCACCGTCTTCTACCGTGGCAAACCCGTGCTCTCCGAAGTCCCCGACGCGCCCCCGACACTTGCCTACGCCATGCAGCAAGACCTCAAGCGGTACGCAATGAGCGCCCCGCCGCAAGCGAAGCGATCCCTGGCCGCGCTTCTCGGCCCGACCAGAGCGGCCGTACTGGCCAACGTCAGCACCGGAGCCACCACCTCCGAACTGGCCCGGCGAGCCAACACATCAGTAGCCTCCGCCAGCCGGCACGCGAGCGTGCTCCGCGAAGCAGGCCTCATCTCCACGCGACGTATCGCCGAAGCTGTCCAGCACACTCTCACCGACCAAGGGGCAACCCTGCTCGCCGAAACCGCCGAAACCGACCGGCGCCGGCAAGGCGAGGCCGAGTCCTGA
- a CDS encoding trypsin-like serine protease — protein MQVSRLRPRGKWIAGLVATVLTTGALPCVSASAVSGGPAAEGAYRFVAKLDFGTANRSCSGALIDPQWVITASACFGADPETGRGLQTGPPSQPTTATFGRTGASGQDGPVLNVVTVVAHPERDLALVRLEEPVADIAPLAIGVSAPRQDEVLTTAGFGRTATEWLPYRVHTAQFSVTSVEATTVGIVGTTPQASICKGDAGGPAFRTNGSVSVELVALHSASWQAGCKGEIESRKGATETRVDDLGVWIQQQIVQNSSDLGPGTGPAATMFQNKLMFFGRNTSNVLQRWSIKNGEAHRQESWGGSVVGKPAAVVFKDHVTVFARGADGTLQHWWTGPDGVLGGHDTWGGGLGGDPTVLVSNGFLTVFARGADGTLQHWWLGKNETSFHRDHWGGGVAGDPAAVVFNDAITVFARGTDGTLQHWWLGKNETSAHRDHWGGGVTGNPTTAVFNDAITVFARGTDGTLQHWWLGKNETSAHRDHWGGGVAGNPSTAATGDELTVFARGTDGTLQHWWLGRNEISAHRDHWGGGVTGNPTATRFTDGNVNILTVFARGAGNSLQHWWFSPADGVHRDQWGTSFLS, from the coding sequence ATGCAGGTGTCACGACTACGTCCGCGAGGAAAATGGATTGCCGGTTTAGTTGCCACAGTCTTGACGACGGGTGCGTTGCCCTGTGTATCGGCCAGTGCCGTCAGTGGAGGTCCCGCCGCGGAAGGTGCTTACCGATTCGTCGCCAAGTTGGACTTCGGTACCGCAAATCGAAGTTGCAGTGGCGCGCTCATCGATCCGCAATGGGTGATCACCGCGAGTGCTTGCTTCGGCGCGGACCCCGAAACAGGGCGAGGTCTCCAGACAGGGCCGCCCAGTCAGCCCACCACGGCCACGTTCGGGCGTACTGGCGCGAGCGGCCAGGACGGCCCGGTGCTGAACGTCGTCACGGTGGTGGCTCATCCCGAGCGCGACCTCGCGCTCGTCAGGCTGGAGGAACCGGTCGCCGACATCGCGCCCTTGGCGATCGGTGTTTCGGCGCCGCGTCAAGACGAAGTGCTGACGACTGCCGGTTTCGGGCGGACGGCGACCGAGTGGTTGCCGTATCGGGTGCATACCGCACAGTTCTCCGTGACGTCGGTCGAGGCCACCACAGTGGGTATTGTTGGCACCACGCCGCAGGCCAGTATCTGCAAGGGTGACGCGGGAGGCCCGGCCTTCCGTACGAACGGCAGCGTTTCGGTCGAGTTGGTAGCCCTGCACAGCGCCTCGTGGCAGGCGGGCTGCAAGGGCGAGATCGAGAGCCGCAAGGGTGCCACTGAAACCAGGGTCGACGACCTCGGAGTTTGGATCCAGCAGCAGATCGTTCAGAACAGCTCGGATCTCGGCCCCGGAACCGGGCCCGCGGCGACGATGTTCCAGAACAAGTTGATGTTCTTCGGCCGAAACACCAGCAACGTCTTGCAGCGCTGGTCGATCAAGAACGGTGAGGCCCACCGGCAGGAGTCCTGGGGCGGCTCTGTCGTGGGCAAACCGGCCGCAGTGGTGTTCAAGGACCACGTCACCGTGTTCGCCAGGGGCGCTGATGGCACCTTGCAGCACTGGTGGACCGGGCCCGATGGCGTCCTCGGTGGACACGACACCTGGGGTGGCGGGCTGGGAGGCGATCCAACGGTTCTGGTATCCAACGGTTTCCTCACGGTGTTCGCCAGGGGTGCCGACGGCACCTTGCAGCATTGGTGGCTCGGCAAGAACGAGACCAGTTTTCACCGGGACCACTGGGGTGGCGGCGTAGCCGGAGATCCGGCCGCAGTGGTTTTCAACGACGCCATCACCGTCTTCGCTCGGGGCACCGACGGCACCCTGCAGCACTGGTGGCTCGGCAAGAACGAGACCAGCGCACATCGGGACCACTGGGGCGGCGGAGTCACCGGCAACCCCACGACCGCGGTCTTTAACGACGCCATCACCGTCTTCGCCCGGGGCACCGATGGCACTTTGCAGCACTGGTGGCTCGGCAAGAACGAGACCAGCGCTCACCGGGACCACTGGGGCGGCGGAGTCGCCGGCAACCCCAGCACGGCGGCCACGGGAGATGAACTCACCGTCTTCGCCCGGGGCACCGATGGCACTTTGCAGCATTGGTGGCTGGGCAGGAACGAGATCAGCGCACATCGGGACCACTGGGGCGGCGGAGTGACCGGTAACCCCACCGCGACCCGCTTCACCGACGGCAACGTGAACATCCTGACGGTATTCGCCCGTGGTGCCGGGAACAGCTTGCAGCACTGGTGGTTTTCCCCGGCGGACGGAGTCCACCGCGATCAGTGGGGAACAAGTTTCCTTAGTTGA
- a CDS encoding LLM class flavin-dependent oxidoreductase: protein MTDPAELFGSRHWTDWGRAAATGGIDFVTLEDGLSAQTEQFTGVPGDPRKVVRGRLDPVVTAAILLSSTDIGEVVVSRNVTHSNPFHVATQLASLAAIAPGRVTFRPQVSANAGDATVVGGTPTPRLEPEDVRAPVRIAHRLRDLFRDAESQVRAIRSLWSTFPHESLGSGDEFWRYGPIAPRVPDHHPAAGPLNVPVAVPPRVAALAHHALEPYRLAAAVADRVFLTPTAEHPVPELVAAFRQIEELTPDATKTELYADIAVVLGDTGDGARARLAHLNHVTGAVWSTDTGIFTGTAPGLAEVVTGWRDQDGIAGVRLRPAVLDEDGQRIIRDLVPLLAAP from the coding sequence ATGACCGACCCCGCCGAACTCTTCGGCAGTCGCCATTGGACTGATTGGGGACGTGCGGCCGCGACGGGAGGCATCGACTTCGTGACCCTGGAAGACGGTTTGAGCGCGCAGACCGAGCAGTTCACGGGCGTGCCAGGCGACCCTCGGAAAGTGGTCAGGGGCAGGCTCGATCCGGTGGTGACCGCCGCGATCCTGTTGTCCTCCACCGATATCGGCGAGGTGGTGGTGTCCAGGAACGTGACCCACTCGAATCCCTTCCACGTCGCGACGCAACTGGCGTCGTTGGCCGCGATCGCACCGGGCCGGGTGACTTTCCGGCCCCAGGTGTCGGCTAACGCGGGTGACGCCACCGTGGTCGGCGGCACGCCGACTCCCCGGCTCGAGCCCGAGGACGTCCGGGCCCCGGTGCGCATCGCTCATCGCCTCCGGGACCTGTTCCGGGACGCGGAGTCCCAGGTGCGCGCGATTCGGAGCCTGTGGTCGACCTTCCCCCACGAGAGCCTGGGTTCCGGGGACGAATTCTGGCGGTACGGGCCGATCGCACCCCGCGTCCCGGACCATCACCCTGCCGCGGGGCCGCTGAACGTTCCCGTGGCCGTGCCGCCGCGAGTAGCTGCGCTCGCCCACCATGCCCTGGAGCCTTATCGGCTCGCTGCCGCGGTCGCCGACCGGGTCTTTCTCACACCGACCGCCGAGCATCCCGTGCCGGAACTGGTCGCGGCGTTCAGGCAAATCGAGGAGCTGACGCCAGATGCCACCAAGACTGAACTCTATGCGGACATCGCGGTTGTTCTCGGCGACACCGGCGACGGCGCGCGGGCCAGGCTCGCTCACCTGAACCATGTCACCGGCGCGGTCTGGTCGACCGATACCGGCATCTTCACCGGCACCGCGCCCGGGCTCGCGGAAGTCGTTACCGGCTGGCGCGATCAGGACGGGATCGCCGGTGTCCGCCTTCGGCCGGCGGTCCTCGATGAGGACGGGCAACGGATCATCCGCGACCTCGTCCCGTTGCTGGCCGCCCCGTGA
- a CDS encoding sensor histidine kinase, giving the protein MFGERLDSWLRGNESLVDVVTALLLSACCVLFGLFVRADTAYFLFSLFLPLPLALRRRKPAVCAALVLGVAGVQWLTVRDTHGALLADLAVPVAVHAATAYGPRWAGRAGLAVGLFGAVLGGLSWPLLPSSPTAHALVGAFLASTVVAAWAIGALWRVRRAERDQRARLAVLAERTRIAREMHDILAHSLAVVIAQADGGRYAAVSSPEAGRAALATIGDCGRQALGELRRVLGVLRDGPETAEPQPGLDDLPGLVDRVRAGGLDVRLAFETPPGPVEPGFSLTGYRIVQEGLTNVLKHAGTGARAEVSVRWPAGRLEIDVLDDGRARIAGPGGGHGLVGMRERAGAYRGTVTLEPRPGGGHVLRARLPVPA; this is encoded by the coding sequence GTGTTCGGTGAACGGCTCGACTCCTGGCTGCGCGGAAACGAGTCGCTCGTCGACGTCGTGACCGCACTCCTGCTCTCCGCCTGTTGTGTCCTTTTCGGACTGTTCGTCCGCGCGGACACCGCCTACTTCCTGTTCTCCCTGTTCCTGCCGCTGCCGTTGGCGCTGCGACGGCGGAAGCCCGCGGTGTGCGCGGCGCTCGTGCTGGGCGTCGCGGGTGTCCAGTGGCTGACGGTCCGGGACACCCATGGCGCGCTCTTGGCCGATCTCGCCGTCCCGGTGGCGGTACACGCCGCGACGGCCTACGGACCGCGATGGGCGGGCAGGGCCGGGCTCGCCGTCGGCCTCTTCGGCGCCGTGCTCGGCGGCCTGAGCTGGCCGCTGCTGCCTTCCTCCCCGACGGCGCATGCGCTCGTCGGCGCCTTTCTGGCCAGCACGGTGGTGGCCGCGTGGGCGATAGGGGCGTTGTGGCGGGTGCGCCGCGCCGAACGCGACCAGCGGGCGCGGCTCGCCGTGCTGGCGGAGCGGACCCGGATCGCCCGCGAGATGCACGACATCCTCGCCCATTCGCTCGCGGTCGTGATCGCGCAGGCCGACGGCGGCCGGTACGCGGCCGTGTCGTCGCCGGAGGCCGGGCGGGCCGCGCTGGCCACGATCGGCGACTGCGGCCGTCAGGCGCTGGGTGAACTCCGGCGGGTGCTCGGCGTGCTGCGGGACGGCCCGGAAACCGCGGAACCCCAACCGGGTCTGGACGATCTGCCCGGTCTGGTCGACCGTGTGCGGGCGGGCGGGCTCGACGTCCGCCTCGCCTTCGAGACCCCGCCGGGGCCGGTCGAGCCCGGGTTCTCCCTCACCGGCTACCGGATCGTTCAGGAGGGGCTGACGAACGTCCTGAAGCACGCGGGGACGGGCGCTCGTGCCGAAGTGTCGGTGCGCTGGCCCGCCGGACGGCTGGAGATCGACGTCCTCGACGACGGCCGGGCCCGGATCGCGGGTCCCGGCGGCGGGCACGGCCTGGTCGGCATGCGGGAACGGGCGGGTGCCTACCGCGGCACGGTGACGCTGGAGCCGAGGCCCGGCGGCGGTCACGTCCTGCGCGCCCGGCTCCCGGTGCCCGCGTGA
- a CDS encoding ALF repeat-containing protein: MRATVVVAATALIAGMTGVPLAAADPPPVNERQLVVDMLKSGGPGTTLAAEAALLDSDAALGEFLRTGQHIAREQDNQVRLAQIMHTGGPATREAVRAAFRGSADGVRVFLESGWRPPFEQDQQVEVTQTMHTGGPAVREAAQAALRGSAKDVWDFLVTKRYVLRAEDNEVLATQLMAVGGAAVKQAARSALAGSAEDVEDFLRKGQYLARARDEERASVAGLAGQAKEAGQRAATETEAAKEASARAVEASRLAKEAAERAASETVQAGADAAKATAAAGRAADAALRAAEATQTAIAAANAATAAARGAANAAAKAASAASAAAQAAARARKAAAAAVGDAKQAEAAGAAAVDAHNVALATKDAANAMLAMGPVLQEARTALRAVLSARGHSSAAAAAALVAGNQSHAAGAQAERAKQAAATARRQAAEADSAANAADAYASESAQAATEAYEAATGAAAHAEAASIAAREAAEHAGQSADAAREATAHAEAAQQAADAAVAAANRASKVEEDARKSDAARLSRETSQGIADAEMAKTKYEAGKSTLAWEATEAARLDADTRRLLAEATAPGATTEVIVGNGRKVAIRSMRTGGPWAQAVAEAALVGGEFDVRAFVSSQRQLAAEQDDRTRVGHIADNTDRPEQRKSAEALMFGPYAGVQEFLRTRHYPGKEADDQVLIAQLMNSGGPAVKEAGRAALNGTPQQVQDFLERGQFVAAEQDDQVQATRFLSAGGEVNAAARIALAGPPDVVRDFLRVGVHQAKKRDLETASHVAEVRGYVAEAAQSAATARQNAAEAGRVAAIARNAAAEAEEYARRASESANEANGYADQARQSADQAQESANQAAQSAKSAREAAQAAQSQSAAAAHSAARANSSAAQARRSASSASASAAQARAAAIAAGQSADKAAAALVGAMEHMLNLQKQEEEARRKKAAEQPPGQPVERKPWALDQENIEMELAEKYHYQPKEFEKMISIYGLPQAVRWEALMELENRLCAKFPGNCEEINLQMADRGLWLVSSNGPMAGKKELLEAMRDGLNWVMASKRSKDILNDNLSETAKRRMKEDRSLTRDFLRTALQLEVEKYMKTKFGDRFRLDGGLVYDSVTKSSAEVTWQGLVPSMLPGGRNIYQTLYVAYQPVGLR; encoded by the coding sequence ATGCGCGCGACCGTTGTGGTCGCCGCGACGGCTCTGATCGCGGGAATGACCGGTGTGCCGCTTGCCGCGGCGGATCCGCCGCCGGTGAATGAGCGTCAGCTGGTGGTGGACATGCTGAAAAGCGGAGGGCCCGGGACGACGCTCGCCGCGGAGGCCGCGTTGCTGGATTCCGATGCGGCACTGGGCGAATTCTTGCGTACCGGGCAGCACATTGCCCGCGAACAGGACAATCAGGTGCGGCTGGCCCAGATCATGCACACCGGTGGACCCGCGACGCGAGAGGCGGTCAGAGCCGCGTTCCGTGGTTCCGCGGACGGGGTGCGGGTATTCCTGGAATCGGGTTGGCGACCACCCTTCGAGCAGGACCAGCAGGTGGAGGTCACGCAGACCATGCACACCGGCGGGCCTGCGGTGCGGGAGGCGGCCCAGGCCGCGCTGCGTGGGTCCGCCAAGGATGTGTGGGATTTCCTGGTCACCAAACGATACGTCTTGCGGGCTGAGGACAACGAGGTACTGGCGACGCAGCTCATGGCCGTGGGTGGGGCCGCGGTGAAGCAGGCCGCCCGGTCCGCGCTGGCCGGTTCGGCCGAGGATGTCGAGGATTTCCTTCGCAAGGGGCAGTACCTGGCTCGGGCACGGGATGAGGAACGGGCCAGCGTCGCCGGATTGGCGGGCCAGGCGAAGGAAGCGGGCCAGCGGGCCGCCACCGAGACCGAGGCGGCGAAGGAAGCATCCGCCCGTGCCGTGGAGGCTTCTCGACTGGCCAAGGAGGCGGCGGAACGCGCCGCGAGCGAGACCGTGCAGGCCGGCGCCGATGCGGCGAAGGCCACTGCGGCGGCAGGCCGGGCAGCGGACGCCGCCTTGCGTGCGGCCGAAGCGACCCAGACCGCGATAGCGGCGGCCAACGCCGCCACCGCAGCTGCTCGCGGAGCGGCGAACGCCGCGGCCAAGGCGGCCTCCGCAGCTTCCGCGGCCGCGCAGGCCGCCGCCCGCGCCCGTAAGGCCGCGGCCGCCGCGGTCGGCGATGCCAAACAGGCCGAGGCGGCGGGCGCGGCAGCTGTCGACGCTCACAATGTCGCGTTGGCGACGAAGGACGCCGCCAACGCGATGCTCGCGATGGGCCCCGTGCTGCAGGAGGCCCGAACGGCCCTGCGGGCGGTCCTCAGCGCTCGTGGGCATTCCAGTGCCGCGGCTGCCGCGGCACTGGTGGCCGGTAACCAGTCCCATGCCGCAGGAGCGCAAGCCGAGCGCGCGAAGCAGGCCGCTGCCACCGCGAGGCGGCAGGCGGCGGAAGCTGACTCCGCGGCGAATGCCGCCGACGCGTACGCCTCGGAATCGGCTCAGGCCGCGACCGAGGCGTACGAGGCGGCGACCGGTGCGGCCGCGCATGCCGAAGCCGCGTCCATCGCGGCCCGGGAAGCCGCCGAACATGCCGGTCAGTCGGCTGACGCGGCGAGGGAAGCCACCGCTCATGCCGAAGCAGCACAGCAGGCGGCTGACGCCGCCGTGGCGGCGGCCAATCGGGCGAGCAAGGTCGAAGAAGACGCTCGCAAGTCGGACGCCGCACGGTTGAGCAGGGAGACATCCCAGGGGATCGCCGACGCGGAGATGGCGAAAACCAAGTACGAGGCGGGAAAGTCCACGCTCGCGTGGGAGGCCACCGAAGCCGCCAGACTGGACGCGGACACGCGACGACTGCTCGCCGAGGCGACGGCGCCGGGCGCCACTACCGAGGTCATCGTGGGCAATGGGCGCAAGGTCGCGATCAGGTCGATGCGCACAGGTGGCCCCTGGGCGCAGGCAGTGGCCGAAGCGGCACTCGTCGGCGGTGAATTCGACGTACGCGCGTTCGTGTCCAGCCAGCGTCAACTGGCCGCCGAACAGGACGACCGCACCCGGGTGGGCCACATCGCGGACAACACCGACCGACCCGAACAGCGGAAATCGGCCGAAGCGCTGATGTTCGGGCCTTATGCCGGAGTTCAGGAGTTCCTGCGTACTCGGCATTATCCTGGCAAGGAGGCAGATGATCAGGTTCTGATCGCCCAGCTCATGAACTCGGGCGGCCCCGCGGTAAAGGAAGCGGGCAGGGCAGCGTTGAACGGAACGCCCCAGCAGGTTCAAGACTTCCTTGAGCGTGGTCAGTTCGTTGCTGCCGAGCAGGACGATCAGGTCCAGGCCACCCGGTTTCTCAGTGCGGGCGGTGAAGTGAACGCCGCTGCACGGATCGCGTTGGCAGGGCCCCCGGACGTCGTGCGGGACTTCCTTCGGGTCGGTGTGCATCAAGCCAAGAAACGTGATCTCGAGACCGCGAGTCATGTCGCGGAGGTCCGTGGGTATGTCGCCGAGGCGGCACAGTCGGCTGCCACTGCTCGGCAGAACGCCGCCGAAGCGGGCAGGGTCGCGGCCATCGCCCGGAACGCGGCCGCCGAGGCGGAGGAGTACGCCAGGCGAGCCAGTGAATCGGCCAACGAGGCCAACGGTTATGCCGATCAAGCCCGCCAGTCCGCTGACCAGGCTCAGGAATCCGCGAACCAGGCCGCCCAATCGGCCAAGTCGGCCCGCGAAGCCGCCCAAGCCGCTCAGAGCCAGTCGGCGGCCGCCGCCCATTCCGCCGCACGGGCCAACTCCTCCGCGGCCCAAGCCCGTCGCTCCGCGTCCTCGGCGTCAGCCTCGGCCGCGCAAGCCAGGGCAGCGGCCATCGCGGCGGGGCAGAGCGCGGACAAGGCGGCCGCAGCGCTGGTCGGAGCCATGGAACACATGCTGAACCTGCAGAAGCAGGAGGAAGAGGCAAGGCGCAAGAAGGCTGCGGAACAACCGCCCGGGCAGCCGGTCGAACGCAAACCATGGGCGCTCGATCAGGAAAACATCGAGATGGAGCTGGCCGAGAAATACCACTATCAGCCAAAAGAGTTCGAGAAGATGATATCCATCTACGGACTTCCGCAGGCTGTTCGGTGGGAAGCACTCATGGAACTCGAAAACAGGCTGTGTGCCAAATTTCCCGGCAACTGTGAGGAAATCAACCTGCAAATGGCGGACCGCGGCCTATGGCTGGTATCGTCCAATGGGCCGATGGCGGGCAAAAAAGAGCTTCTGGAGGCAATGCGCGACGGCCTTAACTGGGTCATGGCCAGCAAGCGCAGCAAAGACATACTCAACGACAATTTGAGCGAAACTGCGAAAAGGAGAATGAAGGAGGATCGCAGCCTGACCCGGGACTTCCTTCGTACCGCCCTTCAGCTGGAAGTGGAAAAGTACATGAAAACCAAGTTTGGTGACCGGTTCAGGCTCGACGGAGGACTGGTCTACGACAGTGTGACCAAGAGTAGCGCGGAAGTGACCTGGCAAGGCCTGGTTCCGTCGATGTTGCCTGGCGGTAGGAATATCTATCAGACCCTGTATGTCGCTTACCAGCCTGTCGGTCTCAGATAG